The Geotrypetes seraphini chromosome 12, aGeoSer1.1, whole genome shotgun sequence nucleotide sequence TAttaaaatgtaaacaaaaaactGGGCTTGTTAACTGCCAGTATGAACTAACCAAAAGGggatgtttgtatttttggtacTAAAGCCAGGCGTTTAGGCCTTTAAATCAGACCACTGAGAGAATCTACAATAAAGCAGCAGATTCCCATGCAGTGCTTAACCACCTGATGAAAAGTTAATTCATGAGCTGAACAGTTTTCAGCTCAGAGGTGACatttgttattttaaaaacaaatttcaTTCAGGAAAAGCTTAAGAACACATCTACTGCTCATTTTCTCTTTacatgttttttccatgctttaaAATCCATCCACTTAGCAAGAGATGGCTGTGATAATGCCACAACCAGGTAccaagtaacgcggtttgcgagtgttttgcaagatgagcaaaacacgcAGCAAACttttctcgcaaaccgagcgccgCCCCGATAAATGAGCACTTAGAGCTGCAGGCAGCGCAGCTTCAGGGGGATGCCTCTTCTGTCCGCCGACCATCCTTCCACGCCAGGTGCCTTCCGcaccatgttggagagcctctgagccccCGCAGCTGAGCGCCATCCCTCCTGCAAGTTGCGTATGATCACGCATGTCAGTCATTGATGTTGTGCATGTTTATACATGGCGCGCATGTGGGACAgtgctcggctgcgtgggctgcGTTCTCCAGCGTAGTGCGGCAGGTTGGCTGGTGGACGGATGAGGCGTCTCCTTGAGGCGGCGCTGCCTACAGATGTAAAGGATCACGATGGTAATGTGCAGCTGGCCACCTACAAACTGCAGCACCCGGTACCCGACAGGtacacacccctgggccacccctcgccacttcctcCCAAGTTCCTTggcaccttttgggttgtggaaacGAAATGTCAgcattgccattatggcctatggggaaagttgccttgatatatgagtactttggattacaagtatgcttctggaacaaattatgctcgtaaaccaaggtaccactgtattctgtaTCATGTATTTAATCACTTCTGTACTGCCCAATAATACAGCACAAAGGTGGTAGCAATACTTCTAAGAACTCATCCGTtaaagattttttccattttagttACATGTTTGGGCATGAGGAGGAGACAGATCAAAGATCACCTAAAGTCTGCACCCTTAAGGGAAGCTAGGAGAAAAAGGACAAACAAATGAGTTATAACATCTACGTATGATAGAAAGGCAACTTTTAAGATCTCGTTCCCGTTTACTCTTCTTTTCCATTCTTTCCATTAAAAGGGGAAGTGGGAAATAGATTAGAGCAGTCTTTCAGTTACCATATTCTGAGCCCATCTTCCCTGCTGAGGAAGACAGAAAAGGTCTCACCAAGTCACAAGTTTCTGATAAGCATGTTGAAATGATGAACAGCTGAATGCCTTTGTTGAGAATCTTAAGACTGGTTGATCTGATTTCTGGAATAAATTTCCACTGGGAAGTCTACACTGAAGCATCCAGGAGAGAAGTTTGTATATGGATCCTTTTCTTCAGAAATCAAACTCCTCTTTCCCTTGTTTATCCCTAGACTCTGCCCAGGCTTTATTAATGGTTCTCTTCATCTCATCATCACCATCATCATAAATTTTCTTCAAAACATTCATCAGCCCAGCACTGGGATCTGTGTCGGTATCAAATGAAGGTTTTCTGTGGAACAAGAAGCAGCAAACCAAAAATCAAGGCACATTTTCTATTAGATGGGAGTTAAGTCAGTAGCAtttaagaaataaaacaaacaaacaaaaaaactacaAGTGTACTGCTATATCCCTGGTCACGAGTTGTCTACAGAAGGATGTCATCTACATCTTTtggctcctcctccttccccagtAGACTGTACTGCcatcttcagtttgtaccaaagcagtcaatAGCCACTATAATAGGAGATtcttaggaaacagaaacctCCACAAGTGTAATTGACAAAGGAGGCATTGGAGTCACAGCAAAATCCTCATGAGGGGTGCCACaggcttaataaaaaaaaacaacctccagCACACCTGGATAAGCTGCCTATACATGTTGCATCTTATTAACTCCAGAAAGAAGCTCTCTGGAAAAATGGACATAAAATAGCCAAGCATTAGCAGtcaatttgagagactgagatcatcaTACTCTATATTCCCTGGCTTAGGCATGAGGTTCATTCCTCTCATGGTATGCACAGAATTAACCCACTTGGAGAAACTGCCCCCTAAGGATTTCTGTGGCTTTTACATCcaatgctgaaaatttctcaaatCTCAGCACTAAGCTCCTTATAGGTCACTTCtatttttttatctgtaaatcgcttagcaaattaaattaagcgattcaataagtcaaaaataaacttgaaacttctccccTCTTGGTAGGACCGACTTGTCAGGAGTGATCTCCCAACTGATAAACCTACTGCACAAGCCTATGGGCTAACTGGCTACCAAGCAgcaagttttaagtttcaagttttattagtgcttgataaattgcttattgaatatctaagcgatgtacaattcaaatgaaatagaaagacaaatacaatgactttaaatgataacatactgggttaacataCATGAATCGTGAGGATTGGGGGGGAAGTTACAATATGTTTgtagaagaaaaaatacattaaagggaaaataactcaaggaaggggaaaaaaaaaaaattgtaggatGTCAACCCTAGGGACCAAAAATTCTAAGTCTGGGGGTCatatattaaaagcatccttgaaaagataagtttttaaagctcttttaaaagaaaagaggtcCTTTATGTCTCTTATGTACTGGGGCATAGAGTTCCACAAATGAGGGGcaataattgaaaacatgtcttgtcttctagttccaattattttcagggatggaacTGTTAATAGATTGTTTGAAGCTGATCGGAGGGTCCGTGAAACGTTGTATGGAATGAGCATTCTTGTAATGAACTGGGGTTCATTATAAGTCATAGATTTGAAAACTAGCAGTAATATTTTGAACGAAATTCGATGggtaataggaagccaatgggagtctATCAACAGaggggtgacgtggtcaaatttttttgcattgtaaattagtttgattgcggtattttggataatttgtaacctccttttttctttttgtggtatgttaaaaaaaagggaattgcagtaatcgattttggaAATGATCAACGAGTGAATCAATATGTTGATGGACTTGGGTTTAAGGAACTTTGATATAGAACGTATCATACGTAATTTacaaaaacatgatttaactgtATTCCCTATGTTTTCATGAAATGAAAGCTTATCGTCCACGATGATACCTAAAATTTTTAACGATGAAACGGAATCTAAGGGAATGTTGTCTAGGACAAAGGCAGTGTCTAATGAAATGTCCTTTTTCCAAGAGAATAGcatagattttgtttttttgatatttAAGGCTAATTTGTTGGTATTAAGCCATttttttattgattctaatttaTTATTGATTATCAGTATTTCGTCTAGGTTTCCTGGATCAATGGGGTGCaatagttggatgtcatcagtGTAAGCATAAGTCTCAAGATACTATGGCAACTCACGGCAGACATTTCCTAtaagtgatctgcacggggcagaacttaggaagatcgctcctgcctcgaaagcctgctagaccaccaggtaaggttcgggatgccagggggaaggcaaaagggaggcgggggtgggtcagagccggtgaaaaagttattcgcaaattttcaacatttgcgggccggctctgcccctaacccccacgaatactgagggagaagtataAACCATTACAAAGCTGACAAACTGCTGTTGCTAGAAACATACCCCATTTTATCCCCATAACTGGAGTGCCAAGATTAGCTTTACCATACCCCAGAACAACCCTTTCACATGACCTGGGTTCCACAAGACCTACAACTGTGATACTCACTCCTTCTCCTTGCTCTGCTTTTCAACCTGAGTCAGATATTCCCATTTGTGTTCAGCCTTCTTCTTGCACATTACAAGAATTGTGTCCTTCTTGACCTGTAGcaagagggagagggggagggttgTTTTGCTTAACTGCATAGATGTACAGTATGTGTGGTCTTTTTAAACTGGTCTCTCATAATGGATTTAAGTGCTGGAGTAATAAGTATGAGATTATTTTTCAGCACCTCAGAACTTTGTTATATTTAAAACAGCAGTACCAACAAATTTGTCAACTTACCTCTAATTTCTTCCTTAACTTATTCCTACTGCTTTACTTGCTATCTCAATCAGCATCAGTTACCTTAAAAGTTATTTGGCAAGCTAACTGATTGGCCAAAGTAATGATAGCTCAGGTTAATATTTTGGCTCAGAATCTGCTACTTGAGTACAAACTGAAAGAgttaagaaagattaggttcttgcctcggtaattttctttcttgtagatgtgtctagtggtcctgaaacaatagggttctgtatctcaaacttgcaaattgcttgcagaaaactgtcaatcatgttttcaactccacctccatcccagggagctgctcctgcccccctcAGTTCGTACAAAAGCAaaccatcccttgtatccaacttctctccctccatcccattgtccaccctctcccctcctctgtttttagacccattatttattcccctccccccaacctcagtctggcatatgcaaaGACTCGAagacagtgtttcggcatctatgccttCATCTTCCTCACTTGTGACCCTCAACTTCGCTTTGGACACCAGTTATTTTCCTGCTCGCTCCAAACATTGACCTGTATTGAATGCTCTACTTATGTGATAGAGTAATCATCctttgagactcttgacaaaggcatagatgcctaaacactgtcagtgtcgagtcttcgcagtgctactatcaataaaatGAACTTTGAACTTCACACTCGTGGCTGAATCactgacatcttatcctcatgactcctttgttgtgcttTGATTGTCTTGTCGTTGAGGCCCCTTTGGGCTCTCTTCATGGTCTAGAAATGCAACACTGCCAAACAAGCAGCCTGGGAGCACACAGTACCACACCTTTCGAGAGCTGCCCTCCAAAGAGATGGGTTTCAAAAGATTGTTGACGGTCAAGGAGTAATTCTTCCCATTCAGATTTTTCACAAGCAACTCAAAGGATCTAGATTGTTAAACAGAAAGTAGGAATTAGAATCCTGAGCACAGGATAAAATGGCAATTTATACTCGTGTATTAACTTAAATCTGCCCGACAACTTGACATCTAGCTAAGAATATCACTCTGCCTGACCCTAGAAGTACAGTTATTTTATATACATTATTAAATATGCCAGAAACTGTAAATCATACAATCAAGATAAAACCAGGAATAAAATTCAATATGCCTCCTTAGATATTACAGGTTAAATCAGTACACCAAGGTTCTCAAAGAACCAAGTCAGtctagttttcaagatattcacaatgaatatgc carries:
- the CACYBP gene encoding calcyclin-binding protein isoform X3; amino-acid sequence: MASAVQELQKDLEEVKQLMEQATRKRVCDTLMVEQRKLETEIANKQAQQRRTAEESTELLKPATVVAPVATGYMVKINNYGWDQSDKFVKIYITLNGVHQIPAENTQVSFTERSFELLVKNLNGKNYSLTVNNLLKPISLEGSSRKVKKDTILVMCKKKAEHKWEYLTQVEKQSKEKEKPSFDTDTDPSAGLMNVLKKIYDDGDDEMKRTINKAWAESRDKQGKEEFDF
- the CACYBP gene encoding calcyclin-binding protein isoform X4; translation: MEQATRKRVCDTLMVEQRKLETEIANKQAQQRRTAEESTELLKPATVVAPVATGYMVKINNYGWDQSDKFVKIYITLNGVHQIPAENTQVSFTERSFELLVKNLNGKNYSLTVNNLLKPISLEGSSRKVKKDTILVMCKKKAEHKWEYLTQVEKQSKEKEKPSFDTDTDPSAGLMNVLKKIYDDGDDEMKRTINKAWAESRDKQGKEEFDF